In the Lepus europaeus isolate LE1 chromosome 10, mLepTim1.pri, whole genome shotgun sequence genome, GAATGAGGTCAggtgtttttttgacaggcagagtggatagtgagagagagagacagaaaggtcttccttttccgttggttcacccccctaatggctgctgcagccggcgcaccacgctgatccaaagccaggagccaggtgcttcctcctggtctcccatgcgggtgcagggcccaagcacttgggccatcctccactgcacacctgggccatagcagagagctggcctggaagaggagtgacaaagacagaatccagcgccccgaccgggactagaacccagtgtgccggcaccacaggcggaggattagcctagtgagctgtggcgccagcaggTGTGGAATTTTTTAACTTCACGACGGCCACCATTTGGGATTTCAGACTTAGAGATGGGGAATGCTCAACCTGTGTGcgtatttttgtgtgtatatgcatataagTGTTTATATACTTACACAGGAAATACCTACTGACTTTCcccagaaattctctctctcttagtttAGAATAAAAAGACCAAGGACTTATGCataaaaatgtcctatatgaCATTGCATAGAATATCAGTAAACAAATAGTTTACAATAGacctttttttagtattttatttatttatttgagaggtagagttcagacagagaggagagacagagagaaaggtcttccatcctctggttcactccccaaatggcctcaagggcctgggccgaagccaggagccaggagcttcttctggatctctcacacgggtacaggggcccaaggacttggaccatcttctactgctttcccaggccacagcagggagctagataggaaatggagcagccaggactcaaactggcgcccaaatgggatgccaacactgcaggcagagacttagcctactatgccacagcgccggcctctgtagACACTTGTATAAACTGAGAACCATGGAATTATGGAACGCCATGTCTGTGAAGCATTTATGACTACGGATGGCAGGAGATCAGCGATAAAAGAAGTGAGACTGAAACATGTAAGAAGGAAAGATCGTGTAAATACACAGAGAAGGTGGAAGACAATCCAATGGAGCGTGGGCTCCTCCTAAGCAGTGAGGTTATCAttgcttttaattatatttttcttttttaaacgtAAACTATTTTGTAATTAGAAAATGTATGTAGGCTGCATCtttcagaaaagataaaattcGTCAGCCCAGAGAGAGGGCTGGGTATAGGAAAGGAGGTGAAGCCCAAtcccacagcacagcccagggctcTCTTGCTCTGCCCTGGCTTGGCCAGTGGAGGCAGcgaggagctggggggaggggggggcggggggatccTCTCTCGCCTTCCCTCTCCACCTCCAGTCCTACAAGGAAGTCTGTGACATCCGGGCCAGACTTGGCTATGGCTCTGGTCAGAGTGATGCCGCCCCAGGCTCTGCTGCCCGTTCTGCTGCTTtgtatgctgctgctgcaggcccagggagggCCCCGTGAGCGGACAAGAACGGTGGAGGGTAGGTGATGACCTGCCGGGGCCgtggggaggggcagtgaggagCTGCGCCTGGTCTCAGGAGGACTTGGGAGCTGGGACCTCTGCTCACAGAGCTGGGCACACGCCAGGCCATCCCGAACCATGGCCCTACAGCTGGAGGTCACGACGGggtgtctatctatctatctatctatctatcatctatccacCTGTCTATTCTAAACATCAAGAGACAAAGGATACATGTTGTGGTGAAAAGTGCAGCAGGGCTCAGAATGAGAAGGAATCCCAAGATTTATTCTTCGATCTACACACTGCACGAGGGGTAAACATTCAGAGGTCTTGAAGGGGGTAGGGGCAGGCATAGAGATGGGGTGGGTGTAGAAAGGAAAGGCATGGGACAGGCAAACTATGGGGAATACAGGGCCAAGGTGGGGCCATGCatcagagggagcaggagggtgcTGGTGGGTACTGGAGACAGTGATAGGGAGGGGTGGGTACAAGGCTACTCCATCTTCTTCTGGATCTGCAAACTCTGGGACAGTGGGCGAGGGTGTGGAAAATGTCTCTGGTTTACTTGAGCTCTCGGGATCAGAGAGCAGGCTCTATAGAAGTGACTTCACCAAAGCTGTGGCCAAGAAGGGAGGCGAGGTCCTGGCTGCAGGTGTGTGGAGAGCTGTTCACTTCTACACGGCACGTGGGGAAGGGAgagtggggagacctggactctAAGACACTACCCAGCACCAGGGTTCGGTGACAAGCACAAAGGAAGCTCCCCCAAAAAAGCCTAGGACTCCAGTGAGTGGAGCGTGGGTTCCGGGGTGCTGGAGGACTCCAGCGAGTGGAGCGTGGGTTCCGGGGTTCTGGAGGGCGCTGCCTAGGCACAGCTTTCCATTCTCTTGTTCCCGCTTCTTTCTAGAAGAAGAGCTCGAAGAAGAAATCAAACTGTGTAAGAGGCCGCCTCCAATGTATCTATGTCATCGCCCCTGTGAATCACACAGAAACTGTCaagcaaataacaaatgctgtgcGAGCTTCTGCGGGAACGTTTGCTTGAGCCCCAGTAAGTAGGAGACGGGGCCGTgcaccctgctgccccagcccgctgTTCACACGCTGTGCCCACGTCTCATTAGCAAGGACCTCCAATCACAAGCAGGAACGCTGCCCTCTCCACTGTCTGAACTCCGTGTCCCTGTTCAATAAACCAGAACCAATGCTCAGACCcagcctctcttcttcccactgctTGTGGTCGTTAAGAACCCACTGCAGCTCCCACACATGCCCCGCCCCGCTGGGGCCCTGATCGCCAAcctctccctgcccttcccttccccactcccGCTGTTTGGCCCAGACACCCCTGCCAACCCccaggaggccccgccccctgttGCCCTGCTCAGTGAACCAGCACTATCAGGTGCGGCCGCTCCCAATGCTAAGAACATTCCTCACCCTGATGTGAGAAGGGCTTGATCAAACATGAGGTGGGTGAAGGTTAACACCTGGGGCGTGGAGTGGGAAGCCCCAGGGGTTGCCTTCCTGCCCCTGACCTTGGTCCGTCCCCACCCCATTCTCCCCAATCCCCTTGTGAGGTTCAGATTACTGTCTCCCTATAGTGAGGACAAGGAGGCCCAAGGATGCCACGTGGCCTGCCCAAGGCCACAAGAGAGAGGATCTGATGCAGCCAGGGGAGGGTGTTTCCTCTGGAGTCCTTTTTTTGATTTCTGCCTTGCATTCCCTGAGACCAAAGGCAA is a window encoding:
- the WFDC10A gene encoding WAP four-disulfide core domain protein 10A; the encoded protein is MPPQALLPVLLLCMLLLQAQGGPRERTRTVEEELEEEIKLCKRPPPMYLCHRPCESHRNCQANNKCCASFCGNVCLSPRNCGTLDKGR